From one Methanobrevibacter woesei genomic stretch:
- a CDS encoding DEAD/DEAH box helicase: MVTYIEHPFIRKDSIEARLYQQLLAGDVLKKGNTMIVAPTALGKTIVAVLVASDRLEKVKNSKILILSPSKPLAIQHESSFKEFLTVPCTSITGAVKTDERVKRWEESQVISATPQTVESDLLNGRYSLKDVSLIVFDECHHAVGSYSYVYLASRYVKESKFNLVLGLTASPGSDKSKIKEVCENLFIQNIVVKSEDDDDVRPYFNPVKIDWVKVKMSEELEKIKESVNKALKIRLKGLKNMGIIKTVSVSKVDILKARGRVQNRIGRSANPPKECFQAISVLSAVINIQHSLELIETQGVSTFNKYISRLRKKKTKAAKSLLLDDNFGRAVRLAFDAERNGWEHPKLRKLTNILKKELSVDSKQTKLQSTRYVKNIDENSSKIIVFTQYRDTLEMIHNKLEKEGIKSAKFFGQAAKDGEKGLTQKEQKNIIKSFKKGEFDVLISTSVAEEGIDIPAVDLVILYEPVPSEVRMIQRRGRTGRKRTGRVKVLITEGTRDEGYYWSSIRKEDRMRHQLIDPKVIEELNKTAVERMENEKKVRVLDRKVETSNKPVVYADSREGNSKVIRHLTEMEMDVKVRPMAVADYQVSDDVAIERKTAKDFVDSIMDKRLFKQATELREEFKKPLIILEGDDFYNGFINPNAVRGSIASIALDFGISIIPTRNAQDTAAMIKRIAIREQTGEKPHIQTRTDKKPVNMWEQQLFIVESLPNIGPVNAKKLLEHFGTVSKVINASENELMEVEGIGKKTAKNIRKVVDSKYLHFQNEIKDKKLI, from the coding sequence ATGGTAACTTATATAGAACATCCTTTTATTAGAAAAGACAGTATTGAAGCTAGATTGTATCAGCAATTATTGGCTGGGGATGTTTTAAAAAAAGGAAATACTATGATTGTAGCACCAACTGCATTAGGTAAGACTATTGTTGCAGTATTGGTTGCTTCAGACAGGCTTGAAAAAGTTAAAAACTCCAAAATTCTTATTTTATCTCCAAGTAAGCCACTAGCTATTCAGCATGAAAGCAGCTTTAAAGAGTTTTTAACTGTTCCCTGCACTTCCATAACTGGTGCTGTTAAGACAGATGAGAGAGTAAAACGATGGGAAGAATCCCAGGTAATATCTGCAACTCCTCAAACTGTTGAATCTGACTTATTAAATGGCAGATATTCTCTTAAAGATGTTTCTCTAATAGTTTTTGATGAATGCCATCATGCTGTTGGTTCTTATTCTTATGTATATTTGGCATCAAGATATGTTAAGGAATCTAAATTTAATCTTGTTTTAGGTCTTACTGCATCTCCGGGGTCTGATAAATCTAAAATAAAAGAGGTTTGTGAGAATCTATTTATTCAAAACATTGTTGTTAAAAGTGAAGATGATGATGACGTAAGACCTTATTTTAATCCAGTTAAAATCGATTGGGTTAAAGTTAAAATGAGTGAAGAGCTTGAAAAGATTAAAGAATCTGTTAATAAAGCTCTTAAAATAAGGCTTAAAGGCCTTAAAAATATGGGTATTATTAAAACAGTTTCTGTAAGTAAAGTTGATATTTTAAAGGCAAGGGGAAGAGTTCAAAATAGGATTGGGCGTTCTGCAAATCCTCCAAAGGAGTGTTTCCAGGCAATCTCTGTTTTAAGTGCAGTTATTAATATTCAACATTCCCTTGAGCTTATTGAAACACAGGGAGTTTCAACTTTCAATAAATATATTTCAAGGTTACGTAAGAAAAAAACCAAAGCTGCAAAGTCTTTACTGCTTGATGATAACTTTGGAAGGGCAGTTAGGCTTGCTTTTGATGCTGAGAGAAATGGTTGGGAGCATCCAAAACTTAGAAAACTAACTAACATTCTTAAAAAAGAACTCTCTGTTGATTCTAAACAAACTAAACTGCAATCAACAAGATATGTTAAAAACATCGATGAGAATTCCTCTAAAATCATTGTTTTTACACAGTATAGGGATACCCTTGAAATGATTCATAATAAACTTGAAAAAGAGGGTATAAAATCTGCTAAATTCTTTGGTCAGGCAGCTAAAGATGGTGAAAAGGGATTAACTCAAAAAGAGCAAAAAAATATTATTAAATCATTTAAAAAAGGGGAGTTTGATGTATTAATATCCACCAGTGTTGCTGAAGAGGGTATTGATATTCCTGCTGTGGATTTAGTTATTCTTTATGAACCTGTGCCTTCTGAAGTTCGTATGATTCAAAGAAGAGGAAGAACTGGTCGTAAAAGAACTGGAAGGGTTAAAGTTTTAATCACTGAAGGAACAAGAGATGAAGGTTATTACTGGTCATCAATTAGAAAAGAAGATCGTATGAGACACCAATTAATTGACCCTAAGGTTATTGAAGAACTTAACAAAACTGCTGTTGAGAGAATGGAAAATGAAAAGAAAGTTCGTGTTCTTGACAGAAAAGTGGAAACTTCAAATAAACCAGTAGTATATGCTGATTCAAGAGAAGGTAATTCTAAAGTAATCAGGCACTTAACAGAAATGGAAATGGATGTAAAAGTTAGGCCAATGGCAGTTGCTGACTATCAAGTTAGTGATGATGTAGCTATTGAGAGAAAAACAGCTAAGGACTTTGTTGATTCAATTATGGATAAAAGACTATTTAAACAGGCAACTGAGCTTAGAGAAGAGTTTAAAAAGCCTTTGATTATTCTTGAAGGTGATGATTTCTACAATGGATTTATTAATCCAAATGCTGTTCGTGGTTCAATTGCTTCAATAGCTCTTGATTTTGGTATTAGTATTATTCCTACAAGAAATGCTCAGGATACTGCGGCTATGATTAAAAGAATAGCTATTCGTGAACAAACTGGTGAAAAACCACATATTCAAACAAGAACAGATAAAAAACCAGTTAATATGTGGGAACAGCAGCTATTTATTGTTGAATCTTTACCAAATATTGGTCCAGTTAATGCTAAAAAATTATTAGAACATTTTGGAACTGTTTCTAAGGTAATTAATGCCAGTGAAAATGAGTTAATGGAAGTGGAAGGTATTGGTAAAAAAACTGCTAAAAATATTAGAAAAGTTGTTGATTCTAAATATTTGCATTTCCAAAATGAGATTAAAGATAAAAAATTAATTTAA
- a CDS encoding sugar phosphate isomerase/epimerase family protein — translation MKIGASTLSGFKGKLEKSLEFIENNGIEYAEILHQYPNETINTEVTDSFNLKYTIHSPIININIASLSTAIRKASIEEIKKSIDTANEIGAETVVVHPGSIPFLGRDFEKEIYGLANDAIKEIGDYGKDLGVTAAIENMPAIEGHMYQNIYDLNELLTSLDMFMTLDIGHAHHVGYAPDEMYFESIKHIHAHDNNGDEDAHYALGEGNIDLKSIINKFEKEKYDGIYIIEVNDEDSVKKSLKYLKNMKK, via the coding sequence ATGAAAATCGGTGCATCAACATTATCAGGATTTAAAGGAAAACTTGAAAAAAGCTTAGAATTTATAGAAAATAACGGAATTGAATATGCAGAAATATTACACCAATATCCTAATGAAACCATAAATACAGAAGTTACTGATTCCTTTAATTTGAAGTACACCATCCATTCTCCTATTATTAACATAAACATTGCTTCTTTAAGTACAGCTATTAGAAAAGCTTCAATTGAAGAAATTAAAAAATCTATTGATACTGCAAATGAGATTGGTGCTGAAACTGTTGTTGTCCATCCAGGATCAATTCCATTTTTAGGCAGAGACTTTGAAAAAGAAATATATGGATTAGCTAATGATGCAATAAAAGAAATTGGAGATTATGGTAAAGATTTAGGGGTTACTGCTGCTATTGAAAACATGCCTGCAATTGAAGGCCACATGTATCAGAATATCTATGACTTAAATGAATTGCTTACTAGCTTAGATATGTTTATGACTTTAGATATTGGTCATGCTCATCATGTAGGATATGCTCCAGATGAAATGTATTTTGAATCAATTAAACACATACATGCACATGATAATAATGGAGATGAAGATGCTCACTATGCATTAGGTGAAGGGAATATTGATTTAAAAAGCATCATAAACAAATTTGAAAAAGAAAAGTATGATGGCATATACATCATCGAAGTAAATGATGAAGATTCTGTTAAAAAAAGTTTAAAATATTTAAAAAATATGAAAAAATAA
- a CDS encoding PINc/VapC family ATPase, with protein sequence MTNYELNTIVPDTSAVVEGLISKIISENNLDYPEVIIPEAVVCELEHQANANRQEGINGLKELQKLQEAQNDGELAISFKGKRPTNYDIRYAKSGEIDAIIRDVAKSEFGTLITNDKVQCETAKAQGIPVYYVKQEYKEEELSIASLFDDETMSIHLKEDTIPMAKKGKPGNVKLVKIGTKPSTFSEINEIAKEIRNKARRNPKIFLESDKIGSTVVQAGEYRISIAEPPFSEASEITAVKPVANIDLEEYNVSDKLMNRIRESAEGILVSGSPGAGKSTFVQALARYYSEDLNKVVKTMESPRDLQLPNEITQYAPLEGSMENTADVLLLVRPDYTVYDELRKNSDFNIFADMRLAGVGMIGVVHATRPIDAIQRISSRVDLGVITSIVDTSIYIEDGEIKDVLETKMTVKVPSGMQEADLARPVIEIKDFETGQLKYEIYTYGEQTIVMNVNLATSSNGAREKSSVDEIAEKEILKRVKRLIPKSKIKVEIVSPERANIYINEKYIPKIIGKNGKRIAEIEKKVGIGLGVEPIEDSVEELKRGDSTYVEVIETRKQVILDLGKANEGENFDVYIGGEYLLTATTSKKGEIKIKKGIELADIILDSLDLGYELTAIRK encoded by the coding sequence TTGACAAATTACGAATTAAACACAATTGTTCCAGATACTAGTGCCGTAGTTGAAGGATTAATAAGTAAAATCATTTCAGAAAATAACCTGGATTATCCTGAAGTTATTATTCCAGAAGCAGTTGTATGTGAACTAGAACATCAGGCAAATGCAAATAGACAAGAAGGAATAAATGGCCTTAAAGAACTTCAGAAGTTACAAGAAGCTCAAAATGATGGTGAACTTGCAATAAGCTTCAAAGGAAAACGTCCTACCAATTACGACATCAGATATGCTAAAAGTGGAGAAATTGATGCAATAATAAGAGATGTTGCTAAAAGTGAATTTGGAACATTAATTACAAATGATAAAGTTCAATGCGAAACAGCAAAAGCACAGGGCATTCCAGTATACTATGTAAAACAGGAATACAAAGAAGAAGAACTTTCAATAGCTAGTCTATTTGATGATGAAACAATGTCAATTCACCTAAAAGAAGACACAATCCCAATGGCTAAGAAAGGAAAACCTGGAAATGTAAAACTTGTGAAAATTGGAACCAAACCTTCTACATTTAGTGAAATTAATGAAATAGCTAAAGAGATTAGAAATAAAGCTAGAAGAAATCCAAAAATATTTTTAGAGTCCGATAAGATTGGATCTACTGTAGTTCAGGCAGGAGAATATAGAATTTCAATAGCTGAACCTCCATTTTCAGAAGCTAGTGAAATTACTGCAGTGAAACCTGTAGCCAACATCGATTTAGAGGAATACAATGTTTCTGATAAATTAATGAATAGAATAAGAGAAAGTGCTGAAGGTATTCTTGTTTCTGGTTCTCCAGGAGCAGGTAAAAGTACTTTTGTTCAGGCATTGGCCAGATATTACAGTGAAGATCTCAACAAAGTTGTAAAAACTATGGAATCACCAAGAGATTTGCAATTACCTAATGAAATAACCCAGTATGCCCCATTAGAAGGAAGTATGGAAAATACTGCAGATGTTCTTCTTTTAGTAAGACCTGACTACACTGTTTATGATGAACTTAGAAAAAACAGCGATTTTAACATATTTGCAGACATGAGACTTGCTGGAGTAGGTATGATTGGAGTTGTTCATGCTACAAGACCAATCGATGCAATTCAAAGAATCAGCTCAAGAGTGGACTTAGGAGTAATCACTTCCATTGTTGATACAAGCATCTATATTGAAGATGGTGAAATTAAAGATGTATTAGAAACTAAAATGACTGTTAAAGTACCTAGTGGAATGCAAGAAGCAGATTTAGCTAGACCAGTTATAGAAATTAAAGACTTTGAAACTGGACAGCTAAAATATGAAATTTACACCTATGGTGAGCAGACAATAGTTATGAATGTTAATCTAGCAACATCTTCAAATGGTGCCCGGGAAAAATCTTCAGTTGATGAAATAGCTGAAAAAGAAATTCTTAAAAGAGTAAAACGTCTAATACCAAAATCTAAAATAAAAGTAGAGATTGTTTCACCTGAAAGAGCCAACATTTACATTAATGAAAAGTACATTCCTAAAATCATAGGTAAAAATGGTAAAAGAATAGCTGAAATTGAGAAAAAAGTTGGAATCGGACTTGGTGTTGAACCTATTGAAGATAGTGTTGAAGAACTTAAAAGAGGAGATTCCACTTATGTTGAAGTTATTGAAACAAGAAAACAGGTTATTCTTGATTTAGGAAAAGCAAATGAAGGAGAAAACTTTGATGTTTATATTGGAGGAGAATATCTTCTAACAGCAACAACAAGTAAAAAAGGAGAAATTAAAATTAAAAAAGGAATAGAACTAGCTGACATAATCCTAGATTCCTTAGATTTAGGATATGAACTTACAGCTATTAGAAAGTAG
- the hisI gene encoding phosphoribosyl-AMP cyclohydrolase: MEINFRHEVNGEKLITAIAQDYKTGQILMVANMNKEALKKTIKTGKAHYWSTSRNEQWLKGESSGHVQTVKEILVDCDMDAVILKIEQKGAACHEGYYSCFFRKLNLENNPDISELTDDDVELIAERLFNPEDIY, encoded by the coding sequence ATGGAAATTAATTTTAGACATGAAGTCAATGGAGAAAAATTAATTACCGCAATAGCTCAAGACTACAAGACTGGCCAAATATTAATGGTAGCTAATATGAACAAGGAAGCTCTTAAAAAAACCATTAAAACTGGAAAAGCACATTACTGGAGTACTTCTAGAAATGAACAATGGTTAAAAGGAGAAAGCTCAGGACATGTACAAACAGTGAAAGAAATTCTTGTTGACTGTGATATGGATGCAGTTATTTTAAAAATTGAGCAAAAAGGAGCTGCATGTCACGAAGGTTATTATTCTTGCTTTTTTAGAAAATTAAATCTTGAAAATAACCCAGATATTAGTGAACTAACTGATGATGATGTTGAATTAATCGCAGAAAGATTATTTAACCCAGAAGATATTTATTAA
- the hisS gene encoding histidine--tRNA ligase: MEFTRPRGTRDFLFTEMRERKEAESTLRNVFENYGFQEIKTPLFEELKLFTTKSGEEIVDQLYNFKDKSDRELALRPELTAPVARLYLNELQKTTAKPIKLYYYGSCFRYERPQKGRFRQFWQFGCELIGAKSPEGEAEVISMCNESLESLGITPADININHLGIIRGLFAHFNIDTKTQREIMVIIDKGDKELLRESLVGDNPVIDNEELNNVLLNLIDMVGGKEILPDIEKLVKPYDEPQESLAELEELVKTLDSFGVDNYTLNLGVARGLDYYTGIVFEVYIPELGAQKQVCGGGTYSLIKVFGGEEIESTGFAFGFDRLMNAIEELNGEKELKPYLDVFVAPINDETRQKSFEITQTLRKNGIATDVDLNRKKFKKLMNHANNINVGKVVIVGKKDLDEGKVTVKDMNSGDQELVSLDSLVDYIKGEL; encoded by the coding sequence ATGGAATTTACAAGACCAAGAGGAACTAGAGACTTTCTATTTACTGAAATGAGAGAAAGAAAAGAAGCAGAAAGTACTCTAAGAAACGTTTTTGAAAATTATGGTTTTCAAGAAATTAAAACACCTTTATTTGAAGAGTTAAAATTATTCACAACAAAATCTGGAGAAGAAATTGTAGATCAGTTATACAACTTTAAAGATAAATCTGATAGAGAATTGGCTTTAAGACCAGAACTTACTGCTCCAGTAGCTAGATTATACTTAAATGAACTTCAAAAAACAACTGCAAAACCTATTAAACTTTATTACTATGGAAGTTGTTTTAGATATGAAAGACCTCAAAAAGGAAGATTTAGACAATTTTGGCAATTTGGTTGTGAATTAATCGGTGCAAAATCCCCAGAAGGTGAAGCAGAAGTTATTTCAATGTGTAATGAATCTTTAGAAAGTTTAGGAATTACACCTGCTGATATTAACATTAACCATTTAGGAATTATAAGAGGATTATTTGCACACTTCAACATTGACACTAAAACACAAAGAGAGATTATGGTTATCATCGATAAAGGAGATAAAGAGCTTTTAAGAGAATCCTTAGTTGGTGACAATCCAGTTATTGACAATGAAGAGTTAAACAATGTACTTCTTAATTTAATCGATATGGTAGGAGGTAAAGAAATATTACCTGACATTGAAAAGTTAGTTAAACCATATGATGAACCGCAAGAGTCATTAGCTGAATTAGAAGAATTAGTTAAAACATTAGATAGCTTTGGTGTGGATAATTACACATTAAATCTTGGAGTAGCTAGAGGACTTGATTATTATACTGGAATTGTATTTGAAGTCTACATTCCAGAACTTGGAGCTCAGAAACAGGTTTGTGGTGGAGGAACCTACAGCCTTATTAAAGTCTTTGGAGGAGAAGAAATTGAATCCACAGGATTTGCATTTGGTTTTGACAGATTAATGAATGCAATTGAAGAATTAAATGGTGAAAAAGAATTAAAACCATACCTTGATGTATTTGTTGCACCAATTAATGATGAAACTAGACAAAAATCCTTTGAAATAACCCAAACACTTAGAAAAAATGGAATTGCTACTGATGTTGACTTAAATAGAAAAAAATTCAAAAAATTAATGAATCATGCAAATAATATCAATGTTGGAAAAGTTGTTATTGTTGGTAAAAAAGACCTAGATGAAGGAAAAGTTACTGTAAAAGACATGAATTCTGGTGATCAGGAATTAGTTAGTCTTGATAGCTTAGTAGATTATATAAAAGGAGAATTATAA
- a CDS encoding shikimate dehydrogenase yields the protein MIKGSTKVVGLIGEPVEHSFSPPMHNEAFKTLGLDYVYVPFNVSPDNLKSAIEGANSLNIQGLNVTIPHKINVIKYLKELDPIAELIGAVNTIDFKNLKGYNTDGIGCIRAIEEVTKIKDKNIVVAGAGGAARAIVFYLAKYGAEEVNILNRNLKKAENLASDLLASNLISNVNSSDISEISKFISDADILIDTTPIGMHPNVSDEPIVKAADIHEELVVNDIVYNPNETVLLKEAIKANAKVVYGIKMLLYQGAESFKIWTGREAPIDVMEAKLKETLNVI from the coding sequence GTGATTAAAGGAAGTACAAAAGTTGTTGGATTGATTGGTGAGCCTGTTGAACATAGTTTCTCTCCACCTATGCATAATGAGGCATTTAAAACACTAGGTTTAGACTATGTTTATGTGCCTTTTAATGTAAGTCCAGATAACCTAAAGTCAGCTATTGAAGGTGCAAATAGCTTAAATATTCAAGGATTAAATGTTACTATTCCTCATAAAATCAATGTTATTAAATATCTAAAGGAATTGGATCCAATAGCTGAACTGATTGGTGCAGTAAATACAATTGATTTCAAAAATCTTAAAGGGTATAACACTGATGGAATTGGTTGTATTAGGGCTATTGAAGAAGTAACTAAAATTAAAGATAAAAATATTGTTGTTGCAGGTGCAGGTGGTGCAGCAAGAGCTATTGTATTTTATTTGGCTAAATATGGTGCAGAAGAGGTTAATATTTTAAATAGAAACCTTAAAAAAGCTGAAAATTTGGCTAGTGATTTACTTGCATCTAATTTAATATCAAATGTCAATTCATCAGATATTTCAGAAATATCAAAATTCATATCAGATGCAGATATTTTAATTGATACAACTCCTATTGGAATGCATCCAAATGTTTCTGATGAGCCTATTGTTAAGGCAGCAGATATCCATGAAGAACTGGTTGTAAATGATATTGTTTACAATCCTAATGAAACAGTACTTCTTAAAGAAGCTATAAAAGCCAATGCAAAAGTAGTTTATGGAATTAAAATGTTATTGTATCAGGGTGCTGAAAGTTTTAAAATCTGGACTGGTAGGGAAGCGCCTATTGATGTAATGGAAGCTAAATTAAAAGAAACTTTAAATGTGATTTAA
- a CDS encoding ATPase → MDLFDMVANNEEESFTDSKKDVLKFLKIIGVDSRFVSYTPSKLYVNNLRFSKFSRKREKTFYHQYPQIEVVRSSLFQKICSKSSKILANIKPNSKILISDEDTSLNKLVEIILEPYTRKYGVKLVYSGGYDYVVNPLIQDDEVNEIFASLFKGEGINFNKKDNELYPLRNIEKKWINNFLENERFETLKNKNEKDEYVQLANSFMEFLADVAPQFRDNVLRASDYIEENLKVKE, encoded by the coding sequence ATGGATTTATTTGACATGGTAGCTAATAATGAAGAAGAGTCTTTTACTGATTCAAAGAAAGATGTATTGAAATTTCTTAAAATAATAGGTGTAGATTCTAGATTTGTTAGTTATACTCCTTCAAAATTATATGTTAATAATTTAAGGTTTTCTAAATTTTCAAGAAAAAGAGAAAAAACATTCTACCATCAATATCCTCAGATTGAAGTTGTACGTTCCAGCTTATTTCAAAAGATATGTTCTAAATCCTCTAAAATATTGGCTAATATAAAACCAAACTCAAAAATATTAATTTCCGATGAAGATACTTCTTTAAATAAGCTAGTTGAAATAATATTGGAGCCTTATACAAGAAAATATGGTGTTAAGTTAGTTTATAGTGGGGGTTATGATTATGTTGTTAATCCTTTAATTCAGGATGATGAAGTAAATGAGATATTTGCTTCTTTATTTAAAGGTGAAGGCATTAACTTCAATAAAAAAGATAATGAACTTTATCCTTTAAGAAACATTGAAAAAAAGTGGATTAATAACTTTTTAGAAAATGAGAGATTTGAAACATTAAAAAATAAAAATGAAAAAGATGAATATGTGCAATTAGCTAATTCATTTATGGAATTTTTAGCTGATGTTGCACCACAATTCAGAGATAATGTTTTAAGAGCATCTGATTATATAGAAGAAAATTTAAAAGTCAAAGAGTGA
- a CDS encoding replication factor C large subunit produces MLWTKKYQPQTIDEVAGNGKEKKKIQEWIDQWKAGNPQKPLLLVGPPGIGKTTLAHAIAKEFSEFIELNASDKRSQDIIMSTVGESSETSSLFGDEYKLIILDEVDGIHGTNDRGGVKAINQIIKTAKHPLILIANDFYSKRLTTIKTKCDVLKMARVRSPTINKLLREIAKKEGITANPDALKEIARRANGDMRSALNTFQAIANESDVLELEDVESVNNKDTRSTIFDGITRVLKSKNPRHVKESLREVEEDPTLVMEYIAENVPREYSDKKEIKKAYENLAKADLYFGRANHSRNYGYWKYASDFMGIGVADSKKETYKKFSRIVTPTIFTKMSKNRGKRNLRDRIAEKMSEKLHISHSVAISMFPYLEIMFENNELAWEISDYLELEEDEIKRFRKRKIPKKVITKMEKLKNERREAEKEKRNEELKKQMLDAIPEVEEIAEEEPVVEEEIIPEIEETPEPIEEEKGEPVKEEVGETKKEEPKKSKDKQVSLFDF; encoded by the coding sequence ATGTTATGGACAAAAAAATACCAGCCACAGACAATAGATGAAGTAGCTGGTAACGGTAAAGAAAAAAAGAAAATTCAAGAGTGGATAGACCAATGGAAAGCTGGAAATCCACAAAAACCACTTTTACTTGTAGGACCTCCAGGAATTGGTAAAACTACTCTAGCTCATGCAATAGCTAAAGAGTTCTCTGAGTTTATAGAACTAAATGCCAGTGACAAACGTTCACAGGACATTATTATGAGCACTGTTGGAGAATCCTCTGAAACATCTTCTTTATTTGGAGATGAGTATAAATTAATCATTTTAGATGAAGTAGATGGAATTCATGGAACTAATGATCGTGGAGGAGTTAAAGCTATTAATCAGATTATTAAAACTGCTAAACATCCACTTATCTTAATAGCTAATGATTTCTACAGTAAACGTCTCACAACTATCAAAACAAAATGTGATGTCCTTAAAATGGCAAGAGTTAGAAGCCCGACCATAAATAAACTCTTAAGAGAAATAGCTAAAAAAGAAGGAATCACAGCTAATCCCGATGCTTTAAAAGAGATAGCCAGAAGAGCTAATGGAGATATGAGATCTGCTTTAAACACCTTCCAAGCAATAGCTAATGAAAGTGATGTTTTAGAACTTGAAGATGTTGAAAGTGTTAATAACAAGGATACACGCTCAACAATATTTGATGGAATAACCCGTGTTCTTAAAAGTAAAAATCCCCGCCATGTCAAGGAATCATTAAGAGAAGTTGAAGAAGATCCAACTCTTGTAATGGAATATATTGCAGAAAATGTTCCAAGAGAGTACAGTGATAAAAAAGAAATTAAAAAAGCTTATGAAAACTTGGCTAAAGCTGATTTATACTTTGGTAGAGCCAATCACAGCAGAAATTATGGTTATTGGAAGTATGCAAGTGACTTTATGGGTATTGGAGTAGCAGATTCAAAAAAAGAAACCTATAAAAAGTTTTCAAGAATTGTAACACCAACAATATTTACAAAAATGAGTAAAAATAGAGGAAAAAGAAATCTCAGAGATAGAATTGCTGAAAAAATGAGTGAAAAATTACATATCTCTCATTCAGTAGCTATTTCAATGTTTCCTTATTTAGAAATCATGTTTGAGAATAATGAACTTGCATGGGAAATATCTGATTATCTAGAGCTTGAAGAAGATGAAATAAAAAGATTTAGAAAAAGAAAAATTCCTAAAAAAGTTATAACCAAAATGGAAAAGCTCAAAAACGAAAGAAGAGAAGCAGAAAAAGAAAAACGTAATGAAGAGCTTAAAAAACAGATGTTGGATGCTATTCCTGAAGTTGAAGAAATAGCTGAAGAAGAACCTGTTGTTGAAGAGGAAATAATTCCTGAAATAGAAGAAACTCCAGAACCTATTGAAGAAGAAAAAGGAGAGCCAGTTAAAGAGGAAGTAGGTGAAACTAAAAAAGAAGAACCAAAGAAAAGCAAAGATAAACAAGTTTCACTCTTTGACTTTTAA
- a CDS encoding replication factor C small subunit, whose amino-acid sequence MSGPWVEKYRPQELKDIVGQKQIINRLEKYVGEESMPNLMFTGPAGVGKTTTALALVKAILGDYWRQNFLELNASDARGIETVRNNIKQFCRLKPVGAPFRIIFLDEVDNMTKDAQHALRREMEMYTKTASFILSCNYSSKIIDPIQSRCAIFRFAPIKGEDIVERLKYICEEEGFAYEESGLETIVYYAEGDMRKAINILQATASEGEDINESSVYDVVSKAKPQDISKIVTSALTGDFMGARDLLRDSMVLQGTSGEDMVAQIYQDVSRRVVDGKMEADIYIDLIEAIADCDFRIREGANPRIQLEALLTKFL is encoded by the coding sequence ATGAGCGGACCTTGGGTAGAAAAATATAGACCACAAGAATTAAAAGACATTGTAGGCCAAAAACAGATTATTAACAGACTTGAAAAGTATGTTGGTGAAGAAAGCATGCCTAATTTAATGTTTACAGGACCTGCAGGGGTTGGAAAAACAACTACTGCACTTGCACTTGTAAAAGCTATTTTAGGAGATTATTGGAGACAAAACTTTCTTGAATTAAATGCATCTGATGCAAGAGGAATTGAAACTGTAAGAAACAATATTAAACAGTTCTGTAGACTTAAACCAGTGGGTGCACCTTTCAGAATAATCTTTTTGGATGAAGTAGATAACATGACAAAAGATGCACAGCATGCTCTCCGTCGTGAAATGGAGATGTATACAAAAACTGCATCATTTATTCTTTCCTGTAACTACTCATCTAAGATAATTGATCCTATCCAATCAAGATGTGCAATTTTCAGATTCGCTCCAATCAAAGGAGAAGATATTGTTGAAAGATTAAAATACATCTGTGAAGAAGAAGGATTTGCATATGAAGAATCTGGACTTGAAACAATAGTCTACTATGCAGAAGGAGATATGCGTAAAGCTATTAACATTTTACAAGCAACTGCATCTGAAGGTGAAGACATTAATGAATCTTCTGTTTACGATGTAGTGTCTAAAGCTAAACCTCAGGACATTAGTAAAATTGTTACTAGTGCTTTAACTGGGGACTTTATGGGTGCTAGAGACTTACTTAGAGACAGTATGGTTTTACAGGGTACCAGTGGAGAAGACATGGTTGCTCAAATATACCAAGATGTTTCCAGAAGAGTTGTTGACGGTAAAATGGAAGCAGACATATACATAGATTTGATTGAAGCAATAGCTGACTGTGATTTTAGAATAAGAGAAGGAGCAAACCCAAGAATTCAATTAGAAGCTCTTTTAACTAAATTCTTATAA